From Oncorhynchus keta strain PuntledgeMale-10-30-2019 chromosome 25, Oket_V2, whole genome shotgun sequence, one genomic window encodes:
- the LOC118357960 gene encoding PR domain zinc finger protein 8-like, which yields MEESSSQKLVWDGDAKAVQQCLTDIFTSVYTTCDIPENAIFGPCVLSHTSLYDSIAFVALKSTDKRTAPYIFRVDTSAANSTSEGLMWLRLVQSARDRDEQNLEAYVKNGQLFYRSLRRIEKDEELLVWYGKDLIELLLLLSAGKAPVKAKGSAPYSCPDCNQRFQFEFPFLAHLRFRCTKRLQSMAAGDVDEEVPSKEPSTERPNPNLTTTTPTRASPKLGRSEGDNAKPSTDFHNLARDLENSRTSPPSDREAEIRSESSGKRKFSEVEDRDRERDRDGSRASLSLSQSLKSKEELASSAQNYRGAYGLEENRRGPTFSPPGSGSTESGGEGKRSAFTEVKKSPQSLKTHGTSGGTKNLQSSNAENKDGGRPGPVNNPPQEKHLNIRQVLSETQPVQPQTRMEASPLGSAFTSVAQHGGGNSGERKSAFSQPSRHATSSFSQISPLVMTTPKLLDCHPAVGDTISSSRLYQADHLAAKLHGAELSTNCPVPGAMSKQSPFLYAAAAATAFWPKSQGPIQLQMPSALTLLPPSFTSLCLPAQNWCAKCNASFRMTSDLVYHMRSHHKKELAMEPMVKRRREEKLKCPICNESFRERHHLSRHMTSHN from the exons ATGGAGGAATCCAGCTCACAGAAGTTGGTTTGGGACGGCGACGCTAAAGCCGTGCAGCAGTGTCTAACGGATATATTCACCAGTGTCTACACCACATGTGACATTCCGGAAAATGCCATTTTCGGGCCTTGTGTTTTGAGCCACACGTCGTTGTATGACAGCATAGCCTTCGTAGCGCTCAAATCAACGGACAAACGAACGGCGCCATACATATTCAGG GTGGACACGTCAGCAGCCAACAGCACGTCTGAGGGCTTGATGTGGCTGCGGCTCGTGCAGTCGGCGCGGGACCGGGACGAGCAGAACCTCGAGGCCTACGTGAAGAACGGTCAGCTGTTCTACCGGTCTCTCCGGAGGATCGAGAAGGACGAGGAGCTGTTGGTCTGGTACGGGAAAGACCTGAttgagctgctgctgctgctcagtgcCGGTAAAGCACCGGTCAAGGCCAAGG GGTCTGCTCCCTATTCATGTCCTGACTGCAACCAGCGCTTTCAATTCGAGTTCCCTTTCCTTGCCCACCTGAGGTTTCGCTGCACCAAGAGACTACAGAGCATGGCGGCGGGCGATGTGGACGAGGAGGTCCCCAGTAAGGAGCCAAGCACCGAgcgccctaaccccaaccttacaACTACCACACCCACCAGGGCAAGCCCTAAACTGGGTCGCTCGGAGGGGGACAACGCCAAACCCTCCACAGACTTCCATAACCTAGCCAGGGACCTAGAGAACAGCCGGACTAGCCCACCCAGCGACCGCGAGGCTGAGATACGCAGCGAGAGCTCTGGGAAGAGGAAGTTCtcagaggtagaggacagggatagagagagggacagggatgGTAGCAGGgcctctctgagtctgtctcaGTCGCTCAAGTCTAAGGAGGAGCTGGCTAGCTCGGCACAGAACTACCGGGGAGCCTACGGCCTGGAGGAGAACAGACGAGGGCCTACGTTCTCCCCACCAGGGTCGGGATCCACTGagtcaggtggtgagggtaaacGCAGCGCCTTCACCGAGGTCAAGAAGTCTCCACAGAGCCTAAAGACGCACGGTACCAGTGGCGGCACCAAAAACCTCCAGAGCTCCAACGCCGAAAACAAGGACGGAGGTCGGCCCGGCCCCGTCAACAACCCTCCCCAGGAGAAGCATCTCAACATCAGGCAGGTTCTGTCGGAGACTCAGCCTGTCCAGCCACAGACCCGCATGGAGGCCTCTCCGCTAGGGAGCGCCTTCACCTCCGTAGCCCAGCATGGTGGGGGGAACAGCGGAGAGAGGAAGAGCGCATTCAGCCAACCCTCCCGCCACgctacctcctccttctcccagATCTCTCCTCTGGTCATGACCACGCCTAAACTGCTGGACTGCCACCCGGCGGTGGGTGACACCATCTCCTCCTCTAGACTCTACCAGGCAGACCACCTGGCGGCCAAACTCCACGGCGCCGAGCTGAGCACCAACTGCCCCGTGCCGGGCGCCATGTCCAAGCAGAGCCCGTTCCTCTACGCAGCGGCTGCTGCCACAGCCTTCTGGCCTAAGAGCCAGGGCCCCATCCAGCTGCAGATGCCCTCAGCATTAACCTTACTccccccctccttcacctctctgtGTCTGCCCGCCCAGAACTGGTGCGCCAAGTGCAACGCCTCCTTCAGGATGACCTCTGACCTGGTGTATCACATGAGGTCGCACCACAAGAAGGAGTTGGCCATGGAGCCGATGGTTAAGAGGAGGCGTGAGGAGAAACTCAAGTGTCCAATCTGTAACGAGTCGTTCAGGGAGAGGCACCACCTCTCGCGTCACATGACCTCCCACAACTGA